From a single Nitrogeniibacter mangrovi genomic region:
- a CDS encoding ATP-binding protein gives MSPVSEKHHKYHSLRRLALITVGLGILLPALLIGTWSLKQRHDQELTLLVDTLPNQYADMLAQAAAAPMWNFNREAAATLTEAIMRNPDIVRVRLEELDGTVFAEQRAGAAPEPDTSRDVRRLVVHGNDPIGAAIVTVNTTNVDGRIHRDINASIVTLLLQVLISVWIVFILLDQRVIHPIQRLRRDAVRLARGELDEPLYWERNDEIGQLAGGLDTMRQELRDLIAEIDQKNACLQQELQERISTENALRHAEEKFRILFNASPIAIGVARRDLDYAFVEVNDQWVRQFGFSREESLGKTGVDLGIWTDPADRRRIIDQIEATGNVGVHDAWVKAKGARAPFLCRFTGRTVEYGDQTLALVSQQDITAIHRHEQDMAALNKLLEERVRERTEALTRSNEDLRSAIDKLEHARSELRQRETLASLGALVAGIAHELNTPIGNSIIAASTLKDLAAELSEQVGDDTTGGAIPRLVERTDTTAAIVMRNLARAAELVNSFKLVAIDQVSERRRRFDLAEMVAETLTTLGPGIRASGHTVTQDIPPDIPMDSTPGALAQVLGNLINNALQHAFADRVRGTVTIDARRQGDERVVIRVCDDGCGISETDLERIFTPFFSTRTDHGGGLGLNICEDLVKEMLGGQLRVESTPGAGTCFIVELPLKAPDGAGKQE, from the coding sequence ATGTCTCCGGTCTCAGAAAAGCACCACAAATACCATTCGCTCCGCCGGCTCGCGCTGATCACGGTCGGCCTGGGTATTCTGCTTCCGGCGTTGCTGATCGGCACCTGGTCCCTGAAGCAGCGCCACGACCAGGAGTTGACGCTCCTCGTCGACACGCTGCCCAACCAGTATGCCGACATGCTGGCCCAGGCCGCGGCGGCGCCGATGTGGAATTTCAACCGGGAGGCCGCCGCCACCCTGACCGAAGCGATCATGCGCAACCCCGACATCGTCCGCGTGCGCCTCGAGGAGCTGGACGGGACGGTGTTTGCCGAACAACGGGCCGGGGCGGCGCCCGAACCCGACACCTCGCGCGACGTGCGTCGCCTGGTGGTGCACGGCAACGACCCGATCGGGGCCGCGATCGTCACCGTCAACACCACCAACGTGGACGGACGCATCCATCGGGACATCAACGCCAGCATCGTCACCTTGCTGCTCCAGGTGCTCATCTCGGTGTGGATCGTCTTCATCCTCCTGGACCAGCGCGTCATCCACCCCATCCAGCGCCTGCGCCGCGACGCCGTCCGGCTGGCCCGCGGTGAGCTGGACGAACCGCTGTACTGGGAACGCAACGACGAGATCGGCCAGCTGGCCGGCGGGCTGGACACCATGCGCCAGGAGTTGCGCGATCTGATCGCCGAGATCGACCAGAAGAACGCCTGCCTGCAGCAGGAACTGCAGGAACGCATCAGCACCGAAAACGCCCTGCGCCACGCCGAGGAAAAGTTCCGCATCCTGTTCAACGCCTCCCCCATCGCCATCGGCGTGGCCCGGCGCGACCTCGACTACGCCTTCGTCGAGGTCAATGACCAGTGGGTTCGCCAGTTCGGCTTCAGCCGTGAGGAGTCGTTGGGCAAGACCGGCGTCGACCTGGGCATCTGGACCGATCCGGCGGACCGGCGCCGGATCATCGACCAGATCGAGGCGACCGGAAACGTTGGGGTGCACGATGCCTGGGTCAAGGCCAAGGGCGCCCGGGCGCCCTTCCTGTGTCGCTTCACCGGGCGCACGGTCGAATATGGCGACCAGACGCTGGCCCTGGTGAGCCAGCAGGACATCACCGCGATCCACCGCCACGAACAGGACATGGCGGCCCTCAACAAACTGCTCGAGGAGCGCGTCCGCGAACGTACCGAGGCGCTCACCCGCTCCAACGAGGATCTGAGGAGCGCCATCGACAAGCTCGAGCACGCGCGCTCGGAATTGCGCCAACGCGAAACCCTCGCCTCCCTCGGCGCCCTGGTCGCGGGGATCGCCCACGAACTGAACACGCCCATCGGCAACAGCATCATCGCCGCCAGCACCCTGAAGGATCTGGCCGCGGAGTTGTCCGAACAGGTCGGCGACGACACCACCGGCGGCGCGATCCCGCGCCTTGTCGAACGCACCGACACCACCGCCGCCATCGTGATGCGCAACCTCGCCCGCGCGGCCGAGCTGGTCAACAGCTTCAAGCTCGTGGCGATCGATCAGGTCAGCGAACGGCGGCGGCGCTTCGATCTGGCCGAGATGGTCGCGGAGACGCTCACCACGCTCGGCCCCGGCATCCGCGCCAGCGGCCATACCGTGACCCAGGACATCCCCCCCGACATCCCCATGGACAGCACCCCCGGCGCGCTCGCCCAGGTGCTCGGCAACCTCATCAACAACGCCCTGCAACACGCCTTCGCCGACCGGGTACGCGGCACCGTCACCATCGACGCCCGGAGACAGGGCGACGAGCGCGTCGTCATCCGCGTCTGCGACGACGGCTGCGGCATCAGCGAAACGGACCTCGAACGCATCTTCACCCCCTTCTTCTCCACCCGCACGGACCACGGCGGTGGCTTGGGGCTCAACATCTGCGAAGACCTGGTCAAGGAGATGCTGGGCGGCCAGCTACGGGTCGAAAGCACCCCCGGCGCCGGCACATGCTTCATCGTCGAGCTGCCGCTCAAGGCTCCGGATGGCGCGGGTAAACAGGAGTGA